Proteins encoded in a region of the Melissococcus plutonius ATCC 35311 genome:
- a CDS encoding DNA/RNA non-specific endonuclease: MNSKIKRWLQLILLPICLLTITGCKATKNQLPSQAQKNIDSVLKNDQQKTIDSNYFDKKTYNYLASLEYKNGQSAVLEVNQGNSTLAMNQWKKKKVIYGSLDSLNRTTYVTAFIDKKNLGRSEGRDRQVWQPTGWHQKRVDGKAIYNRGHLLAYTSSFNFDINGNYKKGEDGSLDNPKNLATQSAFSNQKVQTYYETMVRKAQQRMGNKVIFQIVTVFRGNELMPRGYWLQAKDQMGTLNFNVYEFNVEPNVVFDYTTGKSRIDRSMHVFFERQNQKYRN; the protein is encoded by the coding sequence ATGAATAGCAAAATAAAAAGATGGTTACAACTCATTTTATTACCAATATGTCTATTGACAATTACTGGTTGTAAGGCAACTAAAAATCAGTTACCTAGTCAGGCACAAAAAAATATTGATTCCGTTTTAAAAAATGATCAACAAAAGACCATTGATTCAAATTACTTTGATAAAAAAACGTATAATTATTTAGCATCATTAGAATATAAAAACGGACAATCAGCAGTTTTAGAAGTGAATCAAGGAAATAGCACTCTAGCCATGAATCAATGGAAAAAAAAAAAAGTTATTTATGGTTCACTAGATTCATTAAATCGAACTACCTATGTCACAGCTTTTATTGATAAAAAGAATCTAGGCAGATCTGAAGGACGTGATCGACAGGTTTGGCAACCAACTGGTTGGCATCAAAAGCGTGTCGATGGAAAAGCAATCTATAATCGAGGACACTTACTTGCCTATACTTCTAGCTTTAATTTTGATATTAATGGTAATTATAAAAAGGGAGAGGATGGAAGTTTAGATAATCCAAAAAATTTAGCTACCCAAAGTGCTTTTTCCAACCAAAAAGTTCAAACTTATTATGAAACCATGGTTAGAAAAGCACAACAACGGATGGGAAATAAAGTAATTTTTCAAATTGTTACGGTGTTTCGTGGAAATGAGTTAATGCCAAGAGGCTACTGGTTACAAGCAAAAGATCAGATGGGAACCTTGAATTTTAATGTTTATGAATTTAATGTTGAACCCAATGTGGTATTTGATTATACAACTGGCAAAAGTAGAATTGATCGTAGCATGCATGTATTTTTTGAAAGACAGAACCAAAAATATAGAAATTAA